One genomic region from Mytilus trossulus isolate FHL-02 chromosome 9, PNRI_Mtr1.1.1.hap1, whole genome shotgun sequence encodes:
- the LOC134683059 gene encoding bifunctional peptidase and (3S)-lysyl hydroxylase Jmjd7-like codes for MTTNTKINQLGKQLEQLAFEARELYLDKTVRVLTKAPTPLVFYREYVAPNKPVLIQGAIDHWPAISRWNHDYLRNIIGDLEVTVAVTPNGYADAVTDGKFVMPHEKMMKVKDFLKVIENPDEYTDVYYIQKQNSNLTDEFATLLKDVDSGISWGTEAFGKEPDAVNFWMGDSRAVTSIHKDHYENLYCVVKGWKKFILIPPTDQPFVPYELYDPAVYVQNDDGSFTIKPTDSSDKVPWIAIDPLNPDLALYPEYQKASPIEVTVNEGEMLYLPSLWFHHVQQSHGCVAVNYWYDMEFDIKYNYYNFVKNVTEILK; via the exons atgACAACAAACACTAAAATAAACCAACTTGGAAAGCAACTAGAACAATTAGCTTTTGAAGCACGAG AATTATATCTAGACAAGACTGTTCGAGTACTCACTAAAGCACCAACACCACTTGTATTTTATCGGGAATATGTCGCACCAAACAAACCGGTCCTCATTCAAGGTGCCATAGACCACTGGCCAGCAATATCTAGATGGAATCATGACTATCTGag GAATATTATTGGTGATCTGGAAGTGACAGTAGCTGTAACACCCAATGGCTATGCTGATGCTGTAACTGATGGCAAGTTTGTCATGCCACATGAAAAGATGATGAAGGTTAAAGACTTTTTAAAGGTCATAGAAAATCCTGATGAATACACAGACGTTTACTACATACAGAAACAGAATTCTAACCTAACTGATGAATTTGCTACATTATTGAAGGATGTTGATAGCGGTATATCATGGGGAACTGAAGCATTCG gaaAAGAACCAGATGCTGTTAACTTTTGGATGGGGGACAGCAGGGCAGTCACTTCCA TACACAAGGACCATTATGAGAATCTTTACTGTGTTGTAAAAGGATGGAAGAAGTTTATCTTGATACCACCGACTGATCAACCATTTGTTCCTTATG AATTGTATGATCCTGCAGTGTATGTACAGAATGACGATGGTTCATTTACTATTAAGCCAACAGATTCTAGTGACAAG GTTCCTTGGATAGCCATTGACCCATTAAATCCAGATCTAGCGTTGTATCCAGAATATCAAAAAGCCAGTCCAATAGAAGTTACTGTTAATGAAGGAGAAATGTTATATTTGCCCTCATTATGGTTCCATCATGTACAACAGTCACATGGTTGTGTGGCAG